From the genome of Oncorhynchus kisutch isolate 150728-3 unplaced genomic scaffold, Okis_V2 Okis09a-Okis19a_hom, whole genome shotgun sequence, one region includes:
- the LOC116360539 gene encoding tetraspanin-8-like: MCCSCSIRGWLLFFTILQVIGDMSFIVTPWKYYMSSEHDLDERLSPVRWTIFTAGVVSFLLDITGLHGARKKNKNFLITYSVGSCLRCFGLGFLAIYLPPQLPNMMKAWYEGYIPLHTNGRDVVPGLTQLQTIGECCGLVNGYEDWGSHVPSSCTCYPLRLESCVFTEHGFVYKEPCLDLIVKIYMNIVRNTCIFYVVITAIVMLLALVMTRRIQKASSAEVTMDLSYRNAANMEMATTPQAPPMLPATQAPLHASSYYQPPPPYQYDAKH, encoded by the exons ATGTGTTGTTCCTGCTCTATTAGAGGCTGGCTGCTTTTCTTCACAATCCTACAAGTG ATTGGTGACATGAGTTTCATTGTCACCCCTTGGAAGTATTACATGAGCAGTGAACAT gacctagatgaacgtctgtctcctgTCAGATGGACTATCTTTACAGCAGGTGTGGTCTCCTTTCTCCTTGACATCACGGGTCTGCATGGAGCTCGTAAGAAGAACAAGAACTTCCTGATCACG TATTCAGTTGGATCTTGTCTGCGATGCTTTGGACTGGGGTTTCTGGCCATCTACCTTCCACCACAG CTTCCAAATATGATGAAAGCCTGGTATGAAGGGTACATCCCTTTGCACACAAATGGAAGAGATGTGGTACCAGGACTGACGCAACTGCAAACCATT GGTGAATGCTGTGGATTGGTCAATGGGTATGAAGATTGGGGTTCTCATGTCCCCTCCTCGTGTACATGCTATCCTCTCCGACTAGAGTCCTGTGTTTTTACTGAG CATGGCTTTGTTTACAAAGAA CCTTGTCTGGATCTAATTGTGAAGATTTACATGAATATTGTGAGGAACACCTGTATTTTCTACGTGGTCATTACG GCCATTGTAATGCTTCTGGCGTTGGTAATGACCCGTAGAATCCAAAAAGCCTCCTCGGCTGAGGTGACCATGGATCTTAGCTATAGAAACGCAGCCAACATGGAAATGGCAACTACTCCACAAGCTCCTCCCATGCTGCCTGCCACACAAGCTCCTCTTCATGCCAGCTCTTATTACCAGCCACCTCCTCCGTACCAGTACGATGCGAAACACTAG